In the genome of Kitasatospora cineracea, one region contains:
- a CDS encoding phytanoyl-CoA dioxygenase family protein — MSAQEFRLTDEELGLLPTDEDVRFYAEHGWYLSAKLFTDEEVERLEAASERFYAGHRDRTLPVRPPKLAYWEPAKGQVQRHNDYIHYEDDTIGRILRKPLLGAVAARLAEADEIRVFQSTLIFKPPRPEEQSNIVPWHFDRHYWATSTSERMLTAFIPFHDCGEEMGTITMVDGSHRWKEIGGRDTTSLHFAERNRDELDAMLEENAAFNGTEVRKVPVEIPKGHVSFHHCRTYHGSGANRSDRPRRAISFHLQDGGNRFRRFTRSDGSLVSYNHDVLVRRTADGDPDYADPEFLPVVWRAEAT; from the coding sequence ATGTCCGCACAGGAATTCCGGCTCACCGACGAGGAACTGGGACTGCTGCCCACCGACGAGGACGTCCGGTTCTACGCCGAGCACGGCTGGTACCTCAGCGCGAAGCTGTTCACCGACGAGGAGGTCGAGCGGCTGGAGGCGGCGAGCGAGCGGTTCTACGCCGGCCACCGCGACCGGACCCTGCCGGTGCGCCCGCCCAAGCTCGCCTACTGGGAGCCCGCCAAGGGCCAGGTGCAGCGCCACAACGACTACATCCACTACGAGGACGACACCATCGGGCGGATCCTGCGCAAGCCGCTGCTCGGCGCGGTCGCCGCCCGGCTCGCCGAGGCCGACGAGATCCGGGTGTTCCAGTCCACCCTGATCTTCAAGCCGCCCCGCCCGGAGGAGCAGAGCAACATCGTGCCGTGGCACTTCGACCGCCACTACTGGGCCACCTCCACCTCCGAGCGGATGCTCACCGCGTTCATCCCGTTCCACGACTGCGGCGAGGAGATGGGCACCATCACGATGGTGGACGGCAGCCACCGGTGGAAGGAGATCGGCGGGCGGGACACCACCTCGCTGCACTTCGCCGAGCGCAACCGCGACGAGCTCGACGCGATGCTCGAGGAGAACGCCGCGTTCAACGGCACCGAGGTGCGCAAGGTGCCGGTCGAGATCCCCAAGGGGCACGTGAGCTTCCACCACTGCCGCACCTACCACGGCAGCGGCGCCAACCGCAGCGACCGGCCGCGGCGGGCGATCTCCTTCCACCTGCAGGACGGCGGGAACCGGTTCCGCCGGTTCACCCGCTCCGACGGGAGCCTGGTGTCCTACAACCACGACGTCCTGGTGCGGCGCACCGCCGACGGCGACCCGGACTACGCCGACCCCGAGTTCCTGCCGGTCGTGTGGCGCGCAGAGGCCACCTGA